In Blastopirellula sediminis, the following proteins share a genomic window:
- a CDS encoding FliI/YscN family ATPase, giving the protein MHPICGQLDQLMAHDLVGSVVETIGTTVAVGGFPAPVGSVVEIQRQSGKPLAGEVVGFRGELTLVFPLEQLNGVRQGSAVRLVRTVRSIPVGEMLLGRIVDAHGNCIDGLPQPALTLRSPLDQDPPTSTSRPRIDQMFSTGVRAIDGMLTCGDGQRIGIFAGSGVGKSVTLGMMAKYASSDVNVIALIGERGREVNDFIERDLGPEGMARSVVIVATSDQPAIMRVQAAMAATSIAEYFRESGRRVLFMMDSVTRFAMAQREIGLAAGEPPTTKGYTPSVFAMLPKLVERTGRSAKGSITAFYTVLVEGDDSNEPVSDTVRGLLDGHVVLSRAIAAKGHYPAIDILASISRLMNDLVNPEIRAAAQVIRELMSIYRENEDLITIGAYRQGTSPQIDLAIRMRTEIDAYLRQAIEEKSSVEEAQQQLLQLVAKCGARPVPNAAALAKVKRQTQQAGA; this is encoded by the coding sequence ATGCATCCGATTTGCGGACAACTCGATCAACTGATGGCGCACGACCTGGTCGGCAGCGTGGTGGAGACGATCGGCACGACCGTCGCCGTCGGCGGTTTTCCGGCGCCGGTCGGCAGCGTTGTGGAAATCCAACGCCAATCGGGCAAACCGTTGGCGGGCGAAGTGGTCGGCTTCCGCGGCGAGTTGACGCTCGTCTTTCCGCTCGAACAACTCAACGGCGTCCGACAGGGAAGCGCCGTTCGCCTGGTTCGCACCGTCCGGTCGATTCCGGTCGGTGAGATGTTGCTCGGCCGCATCGTCGACGCCCATGGCAACTGCATTGACGGTCTGCCGCAACCAGCGCTGACGTTACGTTCGCCGCTGGATCAAGATCCGCCGACCTCGACCAGTCGACCTCGCATCGACCAGATGTTTTCGACCGGCGTTCGCGCCATTGATGGGATGCTTACCTGTGGCGATGGTCAGCGTATCGGCATCTTCGCCGGTTCGGGCGTCGGCAAAAGCGTCACTCTTGGCATGATGGCGAAGTACGCTTCGTCCGACGTCAACGTGATCGCCCTGATCGGCGAACGTGGTCGCGAAGTGAACGACTTTATTGAACGCGATCTGGGGCCGGAAGGGATGGCTCGCAGCGTCGTCATCGTCGCGACCAGCGATCAGCCGGCGATCATGCGAGTGCAAGCGGCGATGGCCGCGACGAGTATCGCCGAATACTTCCGTGAGTCGGGACGCCGCGTGCTGTTCATGATGGACTCGGTCACCCGCTTTGCGATGGCGCAGCGTGAGATCGGACTCGCCGCCGGCGAACCGCCGACTACCAAAGGTTACACGCCGTCGGTCTTCGCCATGTTGCCGAAGCTGGTCGAGCGAACCGGTCGCAGCGCCAAGGGAAGCATCACCGCGTTCTATACCGTCCTGGTCGAAGGGGACGACTCGAACGAACCGGTCAGCGATACCGTCCGCGGTTTGCTCGACGGGCACGTCGTTCTCTCGCGGGCGATCGCCGCCAAGGGACACTATCCCGCTATCGACATTCTGGCGAGCATCAGCCGTTTGATGAACGACCTGGTGAACCCGGAGATCCGCGCCGCCGCGCAGGTAATCCGCGAGTTGATGTCGATTTATCGCGAAAACGAAGACCTGATCACGATCGGCGCCTATCGACAAGGGACCAGCCCCCAGATCGACCTGGCGATCCGGATGCGAACCGAGATCGACGCCTACCTGCGACAAGCGATCGAAGAAAAGTCGTCGGTCGAAGAAGCCCAGCAGCAGTTGTTGCAGTTGGTCGCCAAGTGCGGCGCGCGGCCGGTTCCGAACGCCGCAGCGTTGGCGAAGGTCAAACGTCAAACTCAACAGGCTGGCGCCTAG
- a CDS encoding flagellar hook-basal body complex protein, whose amino-acid sequence MGLASAMTTALTGMTAAETQIDVLGNNLANSQTVGFKASDALFANQFLQTRGLGSKPTETDGGTNPRQVGLGVMVAEITPNFTQGTIEVSSNPSDLAIQGDGFFIVQGNNGERLYTRNGIFKTNSNNELVTITGERVLGFGIDDNFNIQETQLVPLTIPLGAAAVAKATENVYLEGTLPATGDIATVAQVIESAILGNGAIPRPDISSATAIVAETPDDSSTTADDVSTPGIGSLVQGQTEGAGSVPDGTFDYRFTFSNAALAGETQASANINVNVADLGDTIANNNTVTFTNPPQSSSYSQLNMYRSNDGGATYFLVSSFAMGAAVTDTAASPTATQLAAGNIGGTGSNGLLNGGDVYEYKFTFLDAIGNETIASDGQLITVAGTPGDGNGYSVILDNLPTSPDYTDVRIYRTAAGGSDFYELDTISMAAAASPYVDDGTTPLTTNELDQSTINGNYSYLVTFGRAGQEESRPSLVLGPENVINGRINLSNLPLPTGGTPPYDTVNVYRNLSTDSASYYLVAELNPGEDFVDDRSDADISDLTNTSNRQIDLDGPKIDSNTFLVDVVKRDGLNFENMFTEGTLTFKGSKGDRTLNEKTFTVTSTTIVQDLLEFMQASLGIQPSVNGNSNPIPGSENNIANETGGLSQGISITGDGRIRVVSNNGVDNGVDIGLSSFQLDNGSGVVQNPNLNFGVIQEAVGESAVADVIVYDSLGVPINVRVTTVLEARNGTNTIYRWFADSPDNDGDTIGDESEAARIAVGTGLIYFDGDGNFIGSDNNTVTINRRNIPSESPLEFDLDFSQLSGLAADKATLNASRQDGSGTGKLNSFIISEDGIIRGVFSSGVDRDLGMIQLARFANPSGLEQRGNNLFAAGVNSGLPVQGDPGEEGIGSIIAGAVELSNTDIGGNLIDLILASTQYRSSSRVITSAQQLFDELLNIRR is encoded by the coding sequence ATGGGTCTAGCATCGGCCATGACGACTGCGTTGACCGGCATGACGGCCGCCGAAACGCAGATTGACGTGCTGGGCAACAACCTGGCGAACTCGCAGACGGTCGGCTTCAAGGCCTCGGACGCGTTGTTCGCCAACCAGTTCTTGCAGACGCGCGGTCTCGGCTCGAAGCCGACGGAAACCGACGGCGGTACGAACCCGCGTCAGGTTGGTCTCGGCGTAATGGTGGCCGAAATCACCCCGAACTTCACGCAGGGGACGATCGAGGTGAGCTCGAATCCGTCCGACCTCGCGATTCAGGGGGACGGCTTCTTCATCGTGCAAGGGAACAACGGCGAACGCCTTTACACGCGAAACGGCATCTTCAAAACCAACTCGAACAACGAGCTGGTCACGATCACCGGCGAACGCGTGCTCGGCTTCGGCATCGACGATAACTTCAACATCCAAGAGACGCAGCTGGTGCCGCTGACGATTCCGCTCGGCGCCGCAGCGGTTGCGAAAGCGACGGAGAACGTCTACCTGGAAGGTACGTTGCCGGCCACTGGCGATATCGCGACGGTCGCTCAAGTGATCGAAAGCGCGATTCTTGGTAACGGCGCTATTCCGCGTCCTGACATCAGCTCGGCTACCGCAATCGTGGCGGAAACCCCCGACGACAGCTCCACCACTGCTGACGACGTTTCGACGCCGGGTATCGGTTCGCTCGTTCAAGGGCAGACCGAAGGCGCCGGTTCGGTACCGGACGGTACGTTCGACTATCGCTTCACCTTCTCGAATGCGGCTCTGGCGGGCGAAACGCAAGCTTCGGCGAATATCAACGTCAACGTCGCCGACCTGGGCGATACGATCGCCAACAACAATACGGTCACGTTCACCAATCCGCCGCAAAGTTCCAGCTACTCGCAGCTGAACATGTACCGCAGTAATGACGGCGGCGCCACGTACTTCCTGGTCAGCTCGTTTGCGATGGGCGCTGCGGTCACCGATACCGCCGCTTCGCCGACCGCAACGCAACTGGCGGCCGGCAACATCGGCGGTACCGGCTCGAACGGTCTGCTAAATGGCGGCGACGTCTACGAGTACAAGTTCACCTTCCTTGACGCCATCGGCAACGAAACGATCGCCTCCGACGGACAGCTGATCACCGTGGCGGGCACGCCGGGGGATGGCAACGGCTACTCGGTCATCCTTGACAACCTGCCGACTAGCCCCGACTACACCGACGTTCGCATTTATCGCACCGCCGCCGGCGGCAGCGATTTCTACGAGTTGGACACCATCAGCATGGCCGCTGCGGCCAGCCCGTACGTCGACGACGGCACGACGCCGCTGACGACCAACGAACTGGATCAGTCGACCATCAACGGCAACTATTCGTACCTGGTGACCTTCGGTCGCGCCGGTCAGGAAGAAAGCCGTCCGTCGCTGGTGCTTGGACCGGAAAACGTCATCAACGGCCGTATCAATCTGTCGAATTTGCCGCTGCCGACCGGCGGGACTCCGCCTTACGACACGGTCAACGTTTACCGTAACCTGTCGACCGACTCCGCGTCGTATTACCTGGTGGCCGAACTCAACCCGGGCGAAGACTTCGTCGACGATCGCTCGGACGCCGATATCTCGGATCTGACCAATACTTCGAATCGTCAGATCGACTTGGACGGTCCGAAAATCGACTCCAACACGTTTTTGGTCGACGTCGTCAAACGCGACGGTTTGAACTTCGAAAACATGTTCACCGAAGGGACCTTGACCTTCAAGGGCTCGAAGGGGGATCGCACGCTCAACGAAAAGACGTTCACCGTCACTAGTACGACGATCGTGCAGGATCTGCTCGAGTTCATGCAGGCGTCCCTCGGCATTCAGCCGTCGGTCAACGGCAACTCGAACCCGATTCCTGGTTCCGAAAACAACATCGCCAACGAAACGGGGGGCCTGTCGCAGGGGATCTCGATCACCGGCGACGGACGAATTCGCGTCGTGTCCAACAACGGCGTCGACAATGGCGTCGACATCGGACTCTCGTCGTTCCAATTGGATAACGGTAGCGGCGTCGTCCAGAACCCGAACCTCAACTTCGGCGTGATTCAAGAAGCGGTGGGCGAAAGCGCCGTGGCCGACGTGATCGTCTACGACTCGTTGGGGGTGCCGATCAACGTTCGCGTCACGACCGTGCTCGAAGCTCGCAACGGCACCAATACCATCTACCGCTGGTTCGCCGACTCGCCGGACAATGACGGCGACACGATCGGCGACGAGTCGGAAGCGGCTCGCATCGCGGTCGGCACCGGTTTGATCTACTTCGACGGCGACGGTAACTTCATCGGGTCCGACAATAACACGGTCACGATCAACCGCCGTAACATTCCGTCGGAATCGCCATTGGAATTCGATCTCGACTTCTCGCAGCTCTCTGGTTTGGCAGCCGACAAGGCGACCCTCAATGCGTCGCGACAAGACGGCTCCGGCACTGGTAAGCTGAACAGCTTCATTATCAGCGAAGACGGCATTATCCGCGGCGTCTTCTCCAGCGGCGTCGACCGCGATCTAGGGATGATCCAATTGGCTCGTTTCGCCAACCCGAGCGGTCTGGAGCAACGGGGCAACAACCTGTTCGCCGCCGGCGTGAACTCCGGCTTGCCGGTTCAAGGAGATCCGGGCGAAGAAGGGATCGGCAGTATCATTGCTGGCGCCGTCGAATTGTCGAATACCGACATCGGCGGTAACTTGATCGACCTGATTCTGGCTTCGACCCAGTACCGCAGTAGCTCACGGGTCATCACTTCGGCCCAGCAATTGTTCGACGAATTGCTGAATATCCGCCGATAG
- a CDS encoding flagellar FlbD family protein, with protein sequence MIQLTRLGGHPFVLNAELIQYVEASPDTFITLTTGDRMVVAESMDEVLARAIRYQQAKFLAPAGPVAPASKA encoded by the coding sequence ATGATCCAGCTAACCCGATTGGGCGGGCATCCCTTCGTGCTGAACGCAGAATTGATTCAGTACGTCGAAGCGAGCCCGGATACGTTTATCACGCTGACCACCGGCGATCGGATGGTTGTCGCGGAATCGATGGACGAGGTGCTAGCACGTGCGATCCGGTACCAACAAGCGAAATTTCTGGCTCCGGCAGGTCCGGTAGCGCCGGCCTCCAAAGCCTAA
- a CDS encoding flagellar hook-length control protein FliK, with protein METRDSQSVQSATLSLPPRTIGVAGAAPPDALAFITLIQQNSALTPKSPGAEATTSSGYVQEDRPSDEDRQSTAEEDYDSATAASPSDDAQTTYESDDAHNDIPEVSIPAASEAAPVDDEPDEEDVVVGEVKVATAVEEAPPEQSGEEAVDDPEAVKPADSNPLDQLGDDAGEDQATATELQTEQDEAIGQFDAQQSNAVAEENSAAADSETLHVAKASGDKEKKSDTDAELSVAQEGAEPVVDANLQQQTAGENLTDGDEDNNEQIEAAQEAAAAALEQEPVDDGPTDAEQFAADRREASEKISKTNEARQEAPSDGTVDPTADVEAIVPTQAAAESTPIPGTHAAIAAVETGVPPTNGGGSQSATAASGETSSVNEPGLGTAIQRGLQRGLLQKAKAGSDAPKIDSAKQIQLIQRVSQAVRTAQAQGGPIRLRLSPPELGSLRVELEVEEGGVKAKLEAENETVKKVLLDSLPQLRDRLAELNLRVDSFEVSVGQNGNPQDAGGTLADQQQNSSNQQTTNGQQRSTNGETSSVETTSTPIVASDGTLNVMV; from the coding sequence ATGGAAACGCGAGACTCTCAGAGCGTGCAGTCGGCGACGTTGTCGTTGCCGCCGCGTACGATCGGCGTCGCCGGCGCCGCGCCGCCCGATGCGCTCGCATTTATTACGCTCATCCAGCAGAACTCCGCCCTGACGCCCAAATCGCCCGGCGCCGAAGCGACTACCTCGAGCGGTTATGTCCAGGAGGATCGTCCGAGCGACGAAGATCGCCAATCGACCGCCGAAGAGGACTACGACTCGGCGACTGCCGCGTCGCCAAGCGACGACGCTCAGACCACCTACGAATCGGACGACGCCCACAACGACATTCCCGAAGTGTCGATTCCCGCCGCGTCGGAAGCTGCGCCGGTTGACGATGAGCCGGATGAAGAGGATGTCGTAGTCGGCGAGGTGAAGGTCGCCACGGCGGTCGAAGAAGCTCCGCCAGAACAGAGCGGCGAAGAAGCGGTCGACGATCCGGAAGCGGTCAAGCCCGCCGACAGCAATCCGCTCGATCAATTGGGAGATGACGCCGGCGAAGATCAGGCGACCGCTACGGAGTTGCAAACCGAACAGGACGAGGCGATCGGTCAATTCGACGCCCAGCAGTCGAACGCCGTCGCCGAAGAAAACTCGGCCGCCGCCGACTCGGAAACGCTCCACGTGGCCAAAGCCAGCGGCGACAAAGAAAAGAAGTCCGATACCGACGCGGAACTGTCCGTTGCCCAGGAGGGCGCCGAACCGGTTGTCGACGCGAACTTGCAGCAGCAGACTGCGGGCGAAAACCTTACCGACGGCGACGAAGACAACAACGAACAAATCGAAGCGGCTCAAGAGGCCGCTGCCGCCGCATTGGAACAAGAGCCGGTCGACGATGGTCCGACCGACGCCGAACAGTTCGCCGCCGATCGCCGCGAAGCGAGCGAAAAGATCAGCAAAACCAACGAGGCGCGTCAGGAAGCGCCGTCGGACGGAACGGTCGATCCGACGGCCGACGTTGAAGCGATCGTCCCCACGCAAGCGGCCGCCGAATCGACGCCGATTCCCGGGACGCATGCCGCGATCGCCGCAGTAGAAACAGGCGTGCCCCCGACTAACGGCGGTGGATCGCAAAGTGCAACTGCCGCCAGCGGCGAAACGTCGAGCGTCAACGAACCGGGGCTCGGAACCGCAATCCAGCGTGGTTTACAACGCGGCTTGCTGCAAAAGGCGAAAGCCGGCAGCGACGCTCCCAAGATCGACTCGGCGAAACAGATTCAATTGATTCAGCGCGTCTCCCAAGCGGTACGCACGGCGCAAGCGCAAGGGGGACCGATTCGCTTGCGATTGAGCCCTCCGGAGTTGGGATCGTTGCGCGTCGAATTGGAAGTGGAAGAGGGAGGGGTGAAAGCGAAGTTGGAGGCGGAAAACGAGACGGTGAAGAAAGTGCTGCTCGATAGCCTGCCGCAACTGCGCGATCGCCTGGCCGAATTGAACTTGCGCGTCGATTCGTTCGAAGTTTCGGTCGGACAAAACGGAAACCCGCAAGACGCCGGCGGAACGCTGGCCGATCAACAGCAGAATTCCTCGAATCAACAAACGACTAACGGCCAACAACGTTCAACCAACGGCGAAACGTCAAGCGTCGAAACGACTTCGACGCCGATCGTGGCCAGCGATGGAACATTGAACGTGATGGTCTAA
- a CDS encoding flagellar hook assembly protein FlgD, whose translation MSSVGGTGSTTSSSSSGTAGGGLQDLDMDQFLKLMLAELQNQDPLEPMKNSEMLEQIGQIRSITATEQLSTTLTNVLDGQNILSATTLIGGQVQALTNEGDVVFGVVTGAQITPNDDGVREVFLKVLTDDGVATVRLDDIFTVLPSSAGQASDETDTTTDGSDTTTSGSSGTDDTSTDDTSGDSTDDSAAAA comes from the coding sequence ATGTCAAGTGTAGGCGGAACCGGGTCGACAACTAGTAGTAGCTCTTCAGGCACAGCGGGAGGCGGTCTGCAAGATCTCGACATGGATCAGTTCCTGAAGCTGATGCTTGCCGAGTTGCAGAATCAGGATCCACTGGAGCCGATGAAGAACTCCGAGATGCTGGAACAGATCGGACAGATCCGCAGCATCACCGCGACCGAGCAACTGTCGACCACGCTCACGAACGTGTTGGATGGACAAAACATTTTGTCCGCCACCACGTTGATCGGCGGACAGGTTCAGGCGCTGACGAATGAAGGGGATGTGGTGTTCGGCGTCGTGACCGGCGCCCAGATCACGCCGAACGACGATGGCGTTCGCGAGGTGTTCCTTAAAGTCTTGACCGATGACGGCGTCGCCACGGTTCGACTTGACGACATCTTCACCGTGTTGCCGTCTTCGGCGGGACAAGCGTCCGACGAAACCGATACGACCACCGATGGCTCGGATACGACCACGAGCGGATCGAGCGGAACCGACGATACCAGCACGGACGATACGAGCGGCGATTCAACCGATGATTCAGCGGCTGCGGCGTAG
- the fliE gene encoding flagellar hook-basal body complex protein FliE encodes MKAIHNISPQTILPSQLTRPAGTATTNESFANLFLEGFSRVNEMQQQADRAVEQLQTGGDVNPSEVLIAVQKADVEFKLMMQVRNKMLQAYQEIKDIRI; translated from the coding sequence ATGAAAGCGATTCACAACATTTCGCCGCAAACGATTCTGCCCAGTCAATTGACTCGGCCGGCCGGAACGGCGACGACGAACGAATCGTTCGCCAACCTGTTTTTGGAAGGCTTTTCCCGCGTCAACGAGATGCAGCAACAAGCCGACCGCGCGGTCGAGCAATTGCAGACCGGCGGCGACGTCAACCCTTCCGAAGTCCTCATCGCCGTCCAGAAGGCGGACGTTGAGTTCAAGCTGATGATGCAGGTGCGCAACAAGATGTTGCAAGCCTACCAAGAGATCAAAGACATTCGAATCTAA
- the flgB gene encoding flagellar basal body rod protein FlgB translates to MSGSIFNAGTIPVLEQVLNFAQSRHNLLAGNIANLDTPGYKVRDLNLDQFQAKLREAIEEKNKPNEPLSPGLVATRDSDPMRRVKESIPGILFHDESNVGIEQQVMEMTKNQIMHNMAITIMEQQMRLLQTAISERV, encoded by the coding sequence ATGAGCGGTTCGATTTTCAACGCGGGCACGATCCCGGTTCTCGAGCAAGTTTTGAACTTCGCTCAGTCCCGGCACAATCTGCTAGCGGGGAACATCGCGAACCTTGATACGCCTGGATATAAGGTGCGCGACCTGAACCTGGACCAGTTCCAGGCGAAGTTGCGAGAGGCGATCGAGGAGAAGAACAAACCGAACGAGCCGCTTTCTCCAGGTCTGGTTGCGACGCGCGACTCGGATCCCATGCGAAGAGTGAAAGAGTCGATCCCTGGCATTTTGTTTCACGACGAAAGCAACGTCGGCATCGAACAGCAAGTCATGGAAATGACCAAGAACCAAATCATGCACAACATGGCGATTACGATCATGGAACAGCAGATGCGGTTGTTACAGACGGCGATTAGCGAACGCGTATAA
- a CDS encoding FliH/SctL family protein, which produces MSVIKAEQLQREDRDFSAVAFNFEDVTGRAQGELAKIKQYAAKLIQDAQQEAAKVRQQAAAAGASDAMQKAQQTLKTQVDQQAATVIPALQQIVKELTEAKQTFLKEWENAALHVACSIAEKIIRKEIAQRPEISLEMIRETIKLASGCGEITVHMNPSDIDAMDQGAANSANVLRKLSPSQVVPDPRLSRGSCRVETQFGEVDGQIETQLRRIEEQLK; this is translated from the coding sequence ATGAGCGTTATCAAAGCGGAACAACTGCAACGCGAAGACCGAGACTTCTCGGCGGTCGCCTTCAACTTTGAAGACGTGACCGGTCGCGCGCAAGGCGAACTCGCCAAAATCAAACAATACGCCGCCAAGCTGATCCAGGACGCCCAGCAGGAAGCGGCCAAGGTTCGCCAGCAAGCGGCCGCCGCCGGCGCTTCCGATGCGATGCAAAAGGCGCAGCAGACCCTCAAGACGCAGGTCGACCAACAAGCGGCTACCGTCATTCCGGCGCTGCAGCAGATCGTCAAAGAGCTGACCGAAGCGAAGCAAACCTTCCTGAAGGAATGGGAAAACGCGGCGCTGCATGTCGCTTGTTCGATCGCCGAGAAGATCATTCGCAAAGAGATCGCCCAGCGTCCGGAGATCAGCCTGGAGATGATTCGCGAAACGATCAAGCTGGCGAGCGGCTGCGGCGAAATCACCGTTCACATGAACCCGTCCGACATCGATGCGATGGATCAAGGCGCCGCCAACTCGGCCAACGTGCTGCGAAAGCTTTCGCCGTCGCAGGTCGTGCCGGACCCGCGGTTGTCGCGCGGCAGCTGCCGAGTCGAAACGCAGTTCGGCGAAGTCGATGGGCAGATTGAAACGCAATTGCGTCGGATTGAGGAGCAGTTGAAGTAA
- the fliJ gene encoding flagellar export protein FliJ, with protein sequence MADFRFRLATFLKLKIAARDQRQAELMEVLSIQDQLTREQEETEEMLKQTILEARQGCSIGRMNVDSLIVAQREMNHLRAVIAHKRSLQKKLAPHIEQRRTALLEAEKEVRSLEKLRERQEKRFHTEQERRESLQMDEIALIAFARKGR encoded by the coding sequence ATGGCCGACTTTCGCTTTCGACTGGCGACCTTCCTGAAATTGAAAATCGCCGCGCGCGATCAGCGCCAGGCCGAACTGATGGAAGTATTGTCGATCCAGGATCAGCTCACCCGCGAACAGGAAGAGACCGAGGAGATGCTCAAGCAGACGATCCTCGAAGCTCGCCAAGGCTGCTCGATCGGACGGATGAACGTCGACAGTTTGATCGTCGCTCAGCGCGAAATGAATCACCTGCGAGCCGTGATCGCCCACAAGCGAAGCCTGCAGAAGAAGCTGGCGCCCCACATCGAACAACGCCGCACGGCTCTGCTGGAAGCGGAAAAAGAAGTACGCTCGCTTGAGAAACTGCGAGAACGCCAGGAAAAGCGTTTTCATACCGAGCAGGAGCGACGAGAAAGCTTGCAGATGGATGAAATCGCGTTAATCGCCTTCGCACGGAAGGGACGGTAA
- the flgC gene encoding flagellar basal body rod protein FlgC has protein sequence MNGALDISSSAMIAQRIRLNAVTSNIANMSSLRDENGDIAPYQARHVIFETDSSISAPGGASGVRVSSIEEDQVEPVYRYQPTHPLAITEGKHKGYVAYPRVNMVEQMVDALEASRAYEANIGVVEISKNLAAQSLRILA, from the coding sequence ATGAACGGCGCTCTCGATATTAGTTCCAGTGCGATGATCGCACAGCGAATCCGGCTGAACGCGGTGACCAGCAACATCGCGAACATGTCGTCGCTCCGCGACGAAAACGGCGATATCGCTCCTTACCAGGCTCGGCACGTGATTTTTGAAACCGACAGCTCGATCAGCGCCCCCGGCGGAGCCTCCGGCGTCCGAGTTTCGTCGATCGAAGAAGATCAGGTCGAACCGGTTTATCGCTATCAGCCGACCCATCCGCTGGCGATCACCGAAGGCAAGCACAAAGGCTACGTGGCCTACCCCCGGGTCAACATGGTCGAACAGATGGTCGACGCTCTCGAAGCTTCCCGCGCTTACGAGGCGAACATCGGCGTCGTCGAGATCTCGAAGAATCTCGCCGCCCAATCCCTGCGGATTTTGGCGTAA
- a CDS encoding FliG C-terminal domain-containing protein, with protein sequence MTNKIDQQMIRKAAIVVAELDPDAADVLLDAFPEEIAQQVRYESMFVDDVSAEEKQAVLAEFMQRRSGSPAPKQQPTGDELVFSATPHPGSPRLHAADRVPKPTEPVPPPFHFLNDAPPEMLAPFFEQESPQVIAVVLSHLEPTRASAILRELPVDLQATVIQRLVDLGHTDAEVLRAIESRLQAIVQDQLQAMSSRRIGLSAAKAILAASDAANSAEVLRTLKTRSAAMAMRLGADLVQETPQPEPEESSLETVYAPIEPRRVGNEFTADETPRKPAPQSVANVEAPPEPSVPLAEFVKFDDALLGRVLAETEPQTVLLALAGASNAVTQRFYRGLSKREIHDLQRRIRDLQPVLIRDIDAAQKKLGVTAARVIAQVQQGGSRLSASA encoded by the coding sequence ATGACGAACAAAATTGATCAACAGATGATTCGCAAAGCGGCGATTGTCGTCGCCGAGCTTGATCCCGACGCCGCCGACGTGTTGCTCGACGCGTTTCCGGAAGAGATCGCCCAACAGGTTCGTTACGAATCGATGTTCGTCGACGACGTTTCGGCCGAAGAGAAGCAAGCGGTCCTGGCCGAATTCATGCAACGCCGGAGCGGTTCCCCGGCGCCGAAACAACAACCGACTGGGGACGAACTGGTTTTCAGCGCTACGCCGCATCCCGGATCGCCCCGGCTGCACGCGGCCGATCGCGTGCCGAAACCGACCGAACCGGTTCCGCCGCCGTTTCACTTTTTGAACGACGCGCCCCCCGAGATGCTGGCTCCGTTTTTTGAACAAGAGAGCCCGCAGGTGATCGCCGTGGTACTGTCGCATCTCGAACCGACGCGAGCCTCCGCAATCTTGCGTGAGCTGCCGGTTGACCTGCAAGCGACCGTAATTCAGCGACTGGTCGACTTGGGACATACTGACGCCGAAGTTCTCCGCGCCATCGAATCGCGACTGCAGGCGATCGTGCAGGATCAACTGCAAGCGATGTCGAGCCGCCGCATCGGGCTGTCGGCCGCCAAGGCGATTCTGGCCGCATCGGACGCCGCCAACAGCGCCGAAGTGCTGCGCACGCTCAAGACCCGCAGCGCCGCGATGGCGATGCGTCTCGGCGCCGATCTCGTCCAGGAAACGCCGCAGCCCGAGCCGGAAGAGTCGTCGCTGGAAACCGTTTACGCACCGATCGAGCCGCGACGCGTCGGTAATGAATTCACGGCGGACGAAACGCCGCGGAAGCCGGCGCCGCAGTCGGTCGCCAACGTCGAAGCACCGCCGGAGCCGTCCGTGCCATTGGCCGAGTTCGTCAAGTTTGACGACGCTTTGCTCGGGCGCGTTTTGGCCGAAACCGAACCGCAGACGGTGTTGCTCGCCTTGGCTGGCGCATCGAACGCCGTCACGCAGCGTTTTTATCGCGGACTCTCGAAACGCGAAATCCATGACCTGCAACGTCGGATTCGCGACTTGCAGCCGGTTTTGATTCGGGACATTGATGCGGCGCAAAAGAAGCTCGGCGTGACCGCCGCTCGCGTTATCGCGCAGGTCCAGCAAGGCGGTTCTCGTTTGTCGGCGTCGGCGTAG